In Populus alba chromosome 1, ASM523922v2, whole genome shotgun sequence, a single window of DNA contains:
- the LOC118027926 gene encoding IQ domain-containing protein IQM2: MGISSSCPFSKYSDVDTGLESVIVKSISFGDDEAKTPVRLISFGDQDYEPAISKSLGSGKMVVERSVSFKGGELERMMSIRASPLDKEKDASTKSVSINSKEMDNQPLMSDDSLEMIRKSAIFNPKSPKHEAAVKLQKVYKSFRTRRKLADCAVLIEQSWWKLLDFAELKQSSISFFDIEKHESAISRWSRARTRAAKVGKGLSKNDKAQKLSLQHWLEAIDPRHRYGHNLHFYYLTWLESKSREPFFYWLDIGEGKEVNLDKCPRSKLQQQCIKYLGPMERKAYEVVVKDGKLVYKESGELLHSTEDAKWIFVLSSSKTLYVGKKMKGKFQHSSFLAGGVATAAGRLVVDGGVLKAVWPHSGHYRPTEENFKDFLSFLRENNVDLIDVKTCPTDEEDAVLYKQRSCKHLRNNSSDEDLSHAVNDLETEEVQDLTPENTYSVNEKTSSVLEQQKPRQLINFGRKLTNLKVPERFELVERLKSTEQHSSEPNHNMFDEELEGNDAEKIPDEAIMERINSKKGITSYQLGSQVSCKWTTGAGPRISCVRDFPSELQFRALEQVNLSPRSTGLLARKASTPTNFSGELRPPTGIPVSAG; the protein is encoded by the exons ATGGGGATATCCTCCTCCTGCCCATTTTCCAAGTACAGTGATGTGGATACTGGCTTGGAATCTGTTATTGTAAAGTCTATTAGCTTTGGAGATGATGAAGCCAAAACTCCAGTACGGTTGATTAGTTTTGGTGATCAAGATTATGAGCCTGCAATATCGAAATCTTTAGGTTCCGGGAAGATGGTAGTGGAAAGATCAGTTAGTTTTAAAGGCGGGGAATTGGAAAGAATGATGTCTATTAGAGCTTCTCCActggacaaagaaaaagatgcCTCCACAAAGTCAGTTAGTATAAACAGCAAAGAGATGGATAACCAGCCCCTAATGTCAGATGACAGTTTAGAGATGATTCGAAAGTCGGCAATTTTTAATCCCAAAAGCCCCAAACACGAGGCTGCTGTAAAATTGCAGAAGGTGTATAAAAGCTTCCGAACCAGGAGAAAGCTTGCAGATTGTGCAGTTCTTATTGAGCAGAGCTG GTGGAAACTCTTAGATTTTGCAGAGCTCAAGCAGAGTTCTATTTCATTCTTTGACATTGAGAAACATGAATCTGCCATTTCTCGATGGTCAAGAGCAAGAACAAGGGCCGCGAAGGTCGGAAAAGGTTTATCAAAGAATGACAAAGCACAAAAACTTTCTTTACAACACTGGCTTGAAGCG ATTGATCCGCGGCATCGATATGGGCAtaatcttcatttttattaCCTTACATGGCTTGAATCTAAAAGCAGAGAACCCTTTTTTTACTG GTTAGATATAGGAGAAGGCAAGGAAGTGAATCTTGACAAATGCCCTCGTTCAAAACTTCAACAACAGTGCATCAAGTATCTCGGTCCG ATGGAAAGAAAGGCCTATGAAGTTGTTGTCAAGGATGGGAAACTCGTCTACAAGGAGTCAGGGGAGCTTCTCCACTCCACAGAAGATGCTAAGTGGATTTTTGTTCTCAGCTCATCTAAGACCTTGTATGTCGGCAAGAAGATGAAAGGCAAGTTTCAGCATTCTAGCTTCTTGGCTGGAGGAGTTGCAACTGCTGCTGGTAGATTAGTTGTTGACGGTGGAGTTCTTAAG GCGGTTTGGCCTCACAGTGGTCATTATCGGCCTACAGAAGAAAATTTTAAGGACTTCCTATCATTCCTCAGAGAAAACAATGTCGATCTCATAGATgtgaag ACATGTCCTACGGATGAGGAAGATGCCGTCCTTTACAAACAAAGAAGCTGCAAACATCTTAGAAACAACTCATCAGATGAGGACTTGAGTCATGCAGTGAATGATTTAGAAACTGAGGAAGTTCAAGACTTGACTCCAGAAAATACCTATTCTGTTAACGAAAAGACATCTTCTGTGTTGGAACAACAGAAGCCAAGGCAGCTCATCAACTTTGGTAGAAAATTGACTAATCTCAAAGTGCCAGAAAGGTTTGAATTGGTTGAGAGACTGAAAAGCACAGAACAGCATTCCTCGGAGCCAAATCATAACATGTTTGATGAAGAACTAGAAGGGAATGACGCGGAAAAGATTCCCGATGAGGCAATCATGGAAAGGATTAATTCTAAGAAAGGAATCACGTCATATCAATTGGGGAGTCAGGTGTCTTGCAAATGGACAACAGGAGCTGGACCTCGGATTAGCTGTGTCAGGGACTTCCCTTCAGAACTCCAGTTCCGGGCTTTGGAGCAAGTGAACTTGTCTCCAAGAAGCACTGGTTTACTTGCTCGTAAGGCATCCAC